In Priestia megaterium NBRC 15308 = ATCC 14581, the following proteins share a genomic window:
- a CDS encoding dimethylarginine dimethylaminohydrolase family protein: MQMKQPAKMTNSYGCKNEYDTLKRVVVCPPTYMKIEEIINETQKHYADENIDESLASKQHRQFVECLQKEGVEVIGLSAQEPFPEQVFTRDIGYTLGDTVIVTKMGSEIRSGEEQVLADWLQQQDIPFHQVPDHPIEGGDVLIDGQAIFIALSDRTSKEGVEHIQELLPAYEVVPIPIDRSYLHLDCVLNILSPTEALVFSPALHEKELNLLRMKYDLIEVTKEEQFTMGTNVLSIGNQRVISLPMNTEVNEELRKRGYKVIEVDISEIIKSGGSFRCCTMPLERV, encoded by the coding sequence ATGCAAATGAAACAGCCAGCTAAAATGACGAATAGTTATGGGTGTAAAAATGAGTATGATACATTAAAACGTGTGGTCGTTTGCCCACCTACATATATGAAAATTGAAGAAATTATTAATGAAACACAAAAGCACTATGCGGATGAAAATATTGATGAGAGCTTGGCTTCAAAGCAGCACCGTCAATTTGTTGAATGCCTTCAAAAAGAAGGAGTAGAAGTCATCGGGCTATCTGCACAAGAGCCATTTCCAGAACAAGTATTTACGCGGGATATTGGCTATACGCTCGGAGACACCGTTATTGTCACGAAAATGGGCAGCGAGATTCGAAGTGGAGAAGAACAAGTGCTAGCCGATTGGCTGCAGCAGCAAGATATTCCTTTCCATCAGGTGCCGGACCATCCTATTGAAGGAGGAGATGTGCTGATTGATGGACAAGCTATTTTTATTGCGCTCAGCGACCGTACAAGTAAAGAAGGTGTGGAGCATATCCAAGAGCTGCTTCCAGCCTATGAGGTTGTTCCGATTCCTATTGATCGGTCTTATCTTCACCTTGATTGTGTGTTAAATATTTTATCACCTACAGAAGCGCTCGTATTTTCACCCGCTTTACATGAGAAAGAATTAAATTTACTTCGCATGAAATATGACTTAATTGAAGTAACAAAAGAAGAGCAGTTTACGATGGGAACCAATGTATTATCAATCGGTAATCAGCGGGTGATCAGCCTGCCAATGAATACAGAAGTGAATGAAGAGTTAAGGAAACGAGGCTATAAAGTGATTGAAGTTGATATATCTGAAATTATTAAGTCGGGCGGTTCTTTCCGCTGCTGCACAATGCCTCTTGAACGAGTGTAA
- a CDS encoding alpha/beta-type small acid-soluble spore protein, whose amino-acid sequence MANRNPILVQGAEQLLDQLKTEIAGRLNVQLGAEQTARANGSVGGEMTKHLVAMAQQQLSGAQGHIR is encoded by the coding sequence ATGGCAAATCGTAATCCTATTTTAGTTCAAGGTGCTGAACAGCTTCTTGATCAGCTAAAAACGGAAATCGCGGGAAGACTTAACGTTCAGCTTGGCGCTGAGCAAACAGCTCGTGCAAATGGTTCTGTTGGTGGAGAAATGACGAAGCATCTTGTTGCAATGGCGCAACAGCAATTAAGTGGTGCACAAGGACACATTCGCTAG
- a CDS encoding YihY/virulence factor BrkB family protein — protein MKKLLSFGKSLGKEIQEDQATGLAAEQAYYYMLSLFPMLILLISIVPYLSIKPEEAIDVLQSVMPGETAAIFKDNVAHFISQPNGGLLTVGILGTIWSASNGMNAFIRAMNQAYDVKEQRSFIKVRGLSILLTIGLIVTIVVSLLLPVFGGVLLNWISEWFSLPSGTTVVLNILRWIIGVGIMVLVLSVLYRLAPNKTFPFAHVWPGALAATLLWQLTSLGFSFYVSNFGNYSATYGSLGGVIVLMLWLFLTGLILVIGGEINAIYHRNKTAAPPKDTSQAM, from the coding sequence ATGAAAAAGCTATTATCATTTGGAAAAAGTCTTGGTAAAGAAATTCAAGAAGACCAAGCAACGGGACTAGCGGCTGAGCAAGCCTATTACTATATGCTATCATTATTCCCTATGCTTATTTTACTGATATCGATTGTTCCGTATCTATCTATTAAACCGGAAGAGGCAATCGATGTCCTTCAAAGCGTTATGCCTGGAGAAACGGCTGCAATCTTTAAAGATAACGTAGCTCACTTTATAAGCCAACCAAACGGCGGGTTACTGACTGTAGGGATTTTAGGAACCATTTGGTCTGCTTCAAACGGTATGAACGCCTTTATCCGTGCAATGAACCAAGCCTACGACGTGAAAGAACAGCGCTCGTTTATTAAAGTAAGAGGCTTGTCCATTCTTTTAACAATTGGATTGATCGTAACAATTGTTGTATCCCTTCTTTTACCGGTGTTCGGAGGGGTTTTGTTAAATTGGATAAGCGAATGGTTTTCTCTTCCTTCAGGTACAACAGTGGTTTTAAATATTCTGCGCTGGATTATCGGTGTCGGCATTATGGTACTTGTTTTATCCGTATTATACAGATTAGCCCCAAACAAAACGTTTCCTTTTGCCCATGTATGGCCCGGAGCGCTCGCTGCTACGCTGTTATGGCAGCTGACATCTTTAGGGTTCTCATTTTACGTAAGCAACTTTGGCAATTATTCTGCTACTTATGGAAGCTTAGGAGGCGTGATTGTTCTGATGCTTTGGCTATTTTTAACGGGGTTAATTCTCGTTATTGGAGGAGAGATTAACGCTATTTATCACCGAAACAAAACGGCTGCGCCTCCTAAAGATACGTCTCAGGCGATGTAA